One genomic region from Pseudomonas hormoni encodes:
- the fliD gene encoding flagellar filament capping protein FliD produces the protein MASPILPGLGLGSGLDTTAIVKALVDADKAAKQSQINRQTTTNTSQISGIGTLKSVLANFQTAIKNLGNTTTPQFLGYTATSSDPKVLTSVASNTAVNGTYTVKVNSLATSSKVATAAFAGGPSSAIPSGTLTITQNGISRPVDIPTGATLQSVRDAINTQQGANGFSANIVTDSFGSRLVMGSTVTGAGSDITLSGIPGLTITTGQKMGATPTATSAGAIGELAADASFTVDGLAITSKSNTVDSAISGLTLNLVAGGGATSTVTVGPNSDGLKKSIQAFVDAYNQVVTSINTLTKPSLDKDGKPTIPAALTGDPLGRGILASIREPLASTGAGDKLTVLSQLGITTNQKTGALDFDSAKFSTAMDTQKLGGEIQKLFLGDPTATGDAAKGLLERMNTALTPYTVTGSEGILDARSTNLAKVKTNLASQQEALDRRIETLTAVLTKKYNDMDLLVGKLKATGNNITSMFEAMNAQKNA, from the coding sequence ATGGCAAGTCCAATTCTACCGGGTCTGGGTCTAGGCTCCGGCCTCGACACCACTGCTATCGTCAAAGCCTTGGTTGATGCTGACAAAGCGGCCAAGCAAAGTCAGATCAACCGACAGACGACTACCAATACCTCGCAGATTTCCGGTATCGGGACCCTCAAGAGTGTCCTCGCGAATTTCCAGACCGCGATCAAAAACCTTGGTAATACCACGACCCCGCAGTTCCTGGGTTACACCGCCACGAGTTCCGATCCCAAAGTACTGACTTCTGTTGCCAGCAACACGGCGGTCAACGGTACTTATACCGTCAAGGTCAACTCCCTTGCGACCTCGTCGAAAGTGGCGACTGCCGCGTTTGCCGGCGGCCCTAGCAGTGCCATTCCGAGTGGTACGCTTACTATCACTCAAAATGGCATTTCCCGTCCTGTCGACATTCCCACGGGCGCCACCCTGCAATCGGTGCGGGATGCGATCAACACCCAGCAAGGTGCCAATGGTTTCAGTGCCAACATTGTCACTGACTCCTTCGGTTCTCGTTTGGTGATGGGGTCCACCGTTACCGGCGCAGGTTCCGATATCACACTCAGTGGTATTCCCGGCCTGACAATTACTACGGGCCAGAAAATGGGCGCCACGCCTACGGCGACCTCGGCCGGTGCCATCGGCGAACTCGCAGCGGACGCCAGCTTCACGGTTGACGGGCTGGCGATTACCAGTAAATCCAACACCGTGGATAGCGCCATTTCCGGCCTGACACTGAATCTGGTGGCGGGCGGCGGGGCGACATCCACTGTGACGGTCGGGCCGAACAGTGACGGTCTGAAAAAATCGATCCAGGCCTTTGTCGATGCTTACAACCAGGTTGTAACCAGCATCAATACGCTGACCAAGCCGTCCCTGGATAAAGATGGCAAGCCAACCATTCCTGCGGCATTGACCGGTGACCCGCTGGGTCGGGGCATCCTGGCGTCGATCCGTGAGCCGTTGGCCAGTACCGGTGCGGGCGACAAGCTGACCGTGCTTTCGCAGCTGGGTATTACCACCAACCAGAAAACCGGTGCGCTCGATTTTGACAGCGCCAAGTTCTCTACGGCGATGGATACGCAGAAGCTGGGTGGCGAGATCCAGAAGCTGTTCCTGGGAGATCCAACGGCGACCGGTGATGCGGCCAAGGGGCTGCTGGAACGAATGAATACGGCGCTTACTCCGTACACCGTCACGGGTAGCGAAGGCATCCTCGATGCGCGTTCCACCAACCTGGCAAAGGTCAAAACCAACCTGGCCAGCCAGCAGGAGGCGCTGGATCGTCGGATCGAGACGCTGACAGCCGTGCTGACCAAAAAGTATAACGACATGGACCTCCTCGTCGGCAAGCTCAAGGCAACGGGGAACAACATCACCTCGATGTTCGAGGCGATGAACGCACAGAAAAACGCCTGA
- the fliF gene encoding flagellar basal-body MS-ring/collar protein FliF, with product MAEAVADNVPAKATPIDGKPPLFGLSFLENLSEMTMLRQVGLLVGLAASVAIGFAVVLWSQQPDYRPLYGSLAGMDAKQVMDTLASADIPYTVEPNSGALLVKADDLSRARLKLAGAGVTPSDGNIGFEILDKDQGLGTSQFMEATRYRRGLEGELARTISSLNNVKGARVHLAIPKSSVFVRDERKPSASVLVELYSGRSLEPGQVLAIINLVATSVPELSKSQITVVDQKGNLLSDQAENSELTMAGKQFDYSRRMESMLTQRVHNILQPVLGNDRYKAEVSADVDFSAVESTSEQFNPDQPALRSEQSVNEQRTASNGPQGVPGALSNQPPSPASAPQTTGGATAQAGMVQPGQPLLDANGQQIMDPATGQPMLAPYPADKRQQSTKNFELDRSISHTKQQQGRLNRLSVSVVVDDQVKINAANGETTRAPWSADELARFTRLVQDAVGFDASRGDSVSVINMPFSAERGEVIADIPFYSQPWFWDIVKQVLGVLFILILVFGVLRPVLNNITNGGKGKQLGLGSDVELGGMGGLDGELANDRVSLGGPTSILLPSPSEGYDAQLNAIKSLVAEDPGRVAQVVKEWINADE from the coding sequence ATGGCAGAAGCAGTCGCCGATAATGTTCCGGCCAAGGCCACTCCGATAGACGGCAAACCGCCGCTGTTCGGCTTGTCCTTCCTGGAAAACCTCTCCGAGATGACCATGTTGCGTCAGGTGGGCCTGTTGGTCGGCCTGGCTGCGAGCGTGGCGATTGGCTTCGCCGTGGTGTTGTGGTCCCAGCAGCCGGACTACCGGCCTCTGTACGGCAGCCTTGCCGGTATGGACGCCAAGCAAGTCATGGATACCCTGGCTTCCGCTGACATTCCCTACACCGTTGAACCGAATTCCGGTGCCTTGCTGGTCAAGGCCGATGACCTGTCCCGTGCGCGACTCAAGCTTGCGGGCGCTGGTGTCACTCCCAGCGACGGCAACATCGGTTTCGAGATCCTCGACAAGGACCAGGGCCTCGGCACCAGCCAGTTCATGGAAGCGACCCGTTATCGTCGCGGCCTCGAAGGCGAACTGGCCCGGACCATTTCCAGCCTGAACAACGTCAAGGGTGCCCGTGTGCACCTGGCGATTCCGAAGAGTTCGGTATTCGTGCGTGACGAGCGCAAGCCAAGCGCTTCGGTTCTGGTTGAGCTGTACTCCGGTCGCTCGCTGGAGCCGGGTCAGGTGCTGGCGATCATCAACCTGGTCGCGACCAGCGTTCCTGAACTCAGCAAATCGCAGATCACCGTCGTCGACCAGAAGGGCAATCTGCTTTCGGATCAGGCGGAGAACTCCGAACTGACCATGGCCGGCAAGCAATTCGACTACAGCCGTCGCATGGAAAGCATGCTCACCCAGCGTGTGCATAACATCCTGCAACCGGTGCTGGGCAACGACCGCTATAAAGCCGAAGTCTCCGCCGACGTGGACTTCAGTGCCGTCGAGTCTACCTCCGAGCAGTTCAATCCGGACCAGCCGGCGCTTCGCAGCGAGCAGTCGGTCAACGAACAACGTACCGCCAGCAATGGCCCGCAAGGTGTTCCGGGTGCGCTGAGCAACCAGCCACCGTCGCCAGCTTCGGCACCGCAAACCACCGGTGGCGCCACCGCGCAGGCCGGTATGGTGCAGCCAGGCCAGCCACTGCTGGATGCCAACGGTCAGCAAATCATGGACCCGGCCACCGGCCAGCCGATGCTGGCGCCGTACCCGGCGGACAAGCGTCAACAATCCACCAAGAACTTTGAACTCGACCGTTCCATCAGTCACACCAAGCAACAGCAGGGTCGGTTGAATCGCCTGTCGGTGTCGGTGGTGGTGGACGATCAGGTCAAGATCAACGCAGCCAACGGTGAAACCACCCGTGCACCGTGGAGCGCCGATGAGCTCGCGCGCTTCACCCGTCTGGTACAGGACGCCGTCGGCTTCGACGCCAGCCGTGGCGACAGTGTCAGCGTGATCAACATGCCGTTCTCCGCCGAGCGCGGTGAAGTGATTGCCGATATTCCGTTCTACTCCCAGCCATGGTTCTGGGACATCGTCAAACAAGTGCTGGGTGTGTTGTTCATCCTGATACTGGTGTTCGGTGTGCTGCGTCCGGTGCTCAACAACATCACCAATGGTGGCAAAGGCAAGCAACTGGGCCTGGGCAGCGACGTAGAGCTTGGTGGCATGGGCGGCCTGGACGGCGAACTGGCCAACGACCGCGTCAGCCTCGGAGGCCCGACCAGCATCCTGCTGCCGAGCCCGAGCGAAGGCTATGACGCACAGTTGAACGCAATCAAGAGTCTGGTGGCAGAAGACCCGGGTCGTGTGGCCCAGGTCGTGAAAGAGTGGATTAACGCAGATGAGTGA
- a CDS encoding sigma-54-dependent transcriptional regulator — translation MAIKVLLVEDDRALREALGDTLLLAGHDYKAVGSAEEALEAVGAEPFNLVLSDVNMPGMDGHQLLGLLRTRQPQLPVLLMTAHGAVERAVDAMRQGAVDYLVKPFEPKALLDLVARHALGSLGAPDSEGPVAFEPASAQLLELAARVARSDSTVLISGESGTGKEVLARYIHQHSHRASQPFIAINCAAIPDNMLEATLFGHEKGSFTGAIAAQAGKFEQADGGTILLDEISEMPLGLQAKLLRVLQEREVERVGARKPITLDIRVVATTNRDLAGEVAAGRFREDLYYRLSVFPLAWRPLRERTADILPLAERLLAKHVNKMKHAAARLSPEAQACLIGYPWPGNVRELDNAIQRALILQQGGLIQPQDFCLAGPVACAPLPALAPVPVRAVEVEAESAGALGDDLRRREFQMIIDTLRSERGRRKEAAERLGISPRTLRYKLAQMRDAGMDVEAYLYAT, via the coding sequence ATGGCAATCAAGGTTTTACTGGTCGAGGATGACCGCGCGTTGCGCGAGGCACTGGGGGATACGCTGTTGCTCGCGGGGCACGACTACAAGGCTGTCGGTTCGGCGGAGGAGGCGCTCGAGGCGGTCGGTGCCGAGCCCTTCAACCTGGTGCTTAGCGACGTCAACATGCCGGGCATGGACGGCCATCAACTGCTCGGCTTGTTGCGGACTCGTCAGCCACAATTACCCGTCTTGCTGATGACGGCTCACGGCGCCGTGGAGCGCGCGGTCGATGCGATGCGCCAGGGTGCGGTGGATTATCTGGTCAAGCCGTTCGAACCCAAGGCGTTGCTGGATCTGGTGGCACGTCATGCGCTGGGCAGTCTGGGTGCTCCCGACAGCGAAGGGCCTGTAGCGTTTGAGCCGGCCAGTGCGCAATTGCTCGAATTGGCTGCACGGGTAGCCCGCAGCGATTCCACGGTATTGATTTCCGGCGAGTCCGGGACCGGTAAAGAAGTGCTGGCGCGCTACATCCATCAGCACTCGCATCGCGCCAGTCAGCCGTTCATTGCGATCAACTGCGCGGCGATTCCCGACAACATGCTCGAAGCGACGCTGTTCGGCCACGAGAAGGGCTCGTTCACCGGCGCCATCGCGGCGCAGGCCGGCAAGTTCGAGCAAGCCGACGGCGGCACCATCCTGCTGGATGAAATTTCCGAAATGCCCCTCGGTCTTCAGGCCAAGTTGCTGCGCGTGTTGCAGGAGCGCGAAGTCGAGCGAGTGGGGGCGCGCAAGCCCATCACGCTGGATATCCGCGTGGTCGCGACCACCAACCGTGACCTGGCGGGTGAAGTGGCGGCGGGGCGTTTTCGTGAGGACCTCTATTATCGGCTGTCGGTATTTCCACTGGCCTGGCGACCATTGCGCGAGCGCACCGCCGATATCCTGCCGCTGGCCGAGCGCCTGCTCGCCAAACACGTCAATAAAATGAAGCATGCCGCGGCGAGACTGTCGCCCGAGGCGCAGGCGTGCCTGATCGGTTACCCATGGCCTGGAAACGTGCGAGAGCTGGACAACGCGATTCAGCGTGCGTTGATTCTGCAGCAGGGCGGTTTGATCCAGCCTCAGGATTTCTGCCTCGCCGGACCGGTTGCCTGTGCGCCGTTGCCGGCATTGGCGCCAGTGCCGGTGCGAGCGGTGGAGGTCGAAGCCGAGTCGGCGGGGGCGCTGGGCGATGATCTGCGTCGCCGCGAATTCCAGATGATCATCGACACCCTGCGCTCCGAGCGTGGGCGCCGCAAAGAAGCGGCCGAGCGTCTGGGAATCAGTCCGCGGACGCTGCGCTACAAGCTGGCGCAAATGCGCGATGCCGGAATGGATGTGGAAGCTTATTTGTACGCCACCTGA
- the fliS gene encoding flagellar export chaperone FliS: protein MNPMLALRQYQKIGAQAQTSEASPHRLVQMLMEGGLDRIAQAKGAMERKDIPNKGIFIGKAIGIIGGLREGLDLENSVESVGELDKLYTYMMKRLTEANVKTDPKILDEVADLLRTVKDGWDAIAAPGPQF, encoded by the coding sequence ATGAACCCGATGTTAGCCCTTCGGCAGTACCAGAAGATTGGCGCTCAGGCCCAGACTTCCGAAGCCAGCCCCCATCGCTTGGTGCAAATGCTCATGGAGGGCGGTCTGGATCGCATCGCTCAGGCCAAGGGTGCCATGGAGCGCAAGGATATCCCCAACAAAGGGATTTTCATCGGCAAGGCCATCGGCATCATCGGTGGCTTGCGTGAAGGTCTGGACCTGGAGAATTCTGTCGAGTCCGTGGGCGAGCTGGACAAATTGTACACCTACATGATGAAGCGCCTGACAGAAGCCAACGTCAAAACCGATCCAAAGATTCTCGACGAAGTCGCCGATCTGCTTCGCACCGTCAAGGACGGCTGGGATGCTATCGCTGCGCCGGGTCCGCAGTTTTAA
- the fliE gene encoding flagellar hook-basal body complex protein FliE — translation MSQGIEFNRLMLDMRSMQMDAMSAPKSTAAVPELNGSSFSDMLGQAVNKVNDTQQAAGQLANAFEIGKSGVDLTDVMISSQKASVSFQALTQVRNKLVQAYQDIMQMPV, via the coding sequence ATGAGCCAAGGTATTGAATTTAATCGATTGATGCTGGATATGCGTTCCATGCAAATGGATGCCATGTCTGCGCCTAAATCGACTGCCGCCGTCCCTGAACTGAATGGCAGCAGCTTTTCCGACATGCTCGGTCAGGCCGTCAATAAAGTGAACGACACCCAGCAGGCTGCCGGTCAATTGGCCAATGCCTTCGAGATCGGCAAAAGCGGCGTGGACCTGACCGACGTGATGATTTCCTCGCAGAAGGCCAGCGTGTCTTTCCAGGCGTTGACCCAAGTGCGTAACAAGCTGGTTCAGGCTTACCAAGACATCATGCAGATGCCGGTTTAA
- a CDS encoding motility associated factor glycosyltransferase family protein, which translates to MSEFFERNGELIQQRWPKVWQRLSVEDSAALQADRVEGLGSTLSINGIQLTSRHDRTREAALQADSLPIDSPVVHVYGTGLGDLQLQLLECSGLERLYVHILNGAVFALVLQLLDQQQWLSDPRVELWYAGDLAEIQLPYFALPSELVLADDYNAKIRDRLISETHLAFNNRRFDPDNPEIAERLQACIERVRADADAAELFATCSGREVFVIATGPSLEQHFDTLRAVRERAQRPLLICVDTAYRPLIEQGIKPDVVVTIDQRISMRHLPSDGTGDITLVYMPMVDPVVVRAWQGKRYVAYSASPIYSELRQQFPKAQLFVGGSVIHPAVDLAVKMGASQITLFGADFAFPNNKTHAGWNDGDLGPQMGAARHWVLDGHGQRVKTQLNFRSYLCELERYIAGNPGVAFYNSSRAGAMIVGTTFHPELAR; encoded by the coding sequence ATGAGCGAGTTCTTTGAGCGCAATGGCGAGTTGATTCAGCAACGCTGGCCCAAGGTCTGGCAGCGACTGTCAGTTGAAGACAGCGCAGCCTTGCAAGCTGATCGGGTGGAAGGCCTTGGCTCGACGTTGAGCATCAATGGCATTCAGTTGACCAGTCGCCATGACCGCACCCGCGAAGCCGCGCTGCAGGCTGATAGCCTGCCCATCGACAGTCCGGTGGTGCATGTCTATGGCACCGGGCTTGGTGATTTGCAGCTGCAATTGCTGGAGTGCAGCGGGCTTGAACGGTTGTACGTGCATATTCTCAATGGCGCTGTATTTGCCCTGGTGCTGCAACTGCTCGATCAGCAGCAGTGGCTCAGCGATCCGCGAGTCGAACTGTGGTACGCCGGTGATCTGGCGGAAATCCAGTTGCCGTATTTCGCGCTGCCTTCAGAACTGGTACTGGCGGACGACTACAACGCCAAGATCCGCGACCGGCTGATCAGCGAAACCCACCTGGCCTTTAATAATCGTAGATTCGATCCGGACAACCCCGAGATTGCCGAGCGTTTGCAGGCGTGTATCGAGCGTGTTCGCGCCGACGCCGATGCTGCCGAGCTGTTTGCCACGTGTTCTGGCAGGGAGGTGTTTGTCATCGCCACCGGGCCGAGCCTGGAACAGCACTTCGACACGCTGCGTGCAGTGCGCGAGCGCGCTCAGCGGCCCTTGTTGATTTGTGTGGATACTGCCTACCGGCCGTTGATCGAGCAGGGCATCAAGCCGGATGTGGTGGTCACGATTGATCAACGCATCTCGATGCGACATTTGCCGTCCGATGGCACCGGCGATATCACGCTGGTCTACATGCCGATGGTCGATCCAGTGGTCGTGAGGGCCTGGCAGGGCAAGCGTTACGTGGCCTATTCCGCAAGTCCGATCTACAGCGAACTGCGCCAGCAATTTCCCAAAGCCCAACTTTTTGTTGGTGGCAGTGTGATTCACCCGGCTGTGGACCTCGCGGTGAAAATGGGCGCCAGCCAGATCACTCTGTTTGGTGCTGACTTTGCTTTCCCGAACAACAAGACCCACGCTGGCTGGAATGACGGTGATCTTGGACCGCAAATGGGCGCAGCCAGGCATTGGGTGCTCGACGGCCACGGTCAGCGGGTCAAGACGCAGCTCAATTTCCGCAGTTACTTGTGCGAGCTGGAACGATACATCGCCGGGAATCCTGGGGTCGCTTTCTATAACAGCAGTCGGGCAGGGGCGATGATCGTCGGCACGACGTTCCATCCGGAGCTCGCACGATGA
- a CDS encoding sensor histidine kinase — protein MPHAAQMSPVPDASGRPSSVEQASRLGLEQAFALFNQMSSQLTDSYSMLEARVTELKGELAVVSAQRMQELAEKERLANRLQNLLDLLPGGVIVIDAQGIVREANPAACELLGLPLEGELWRHVIARCFAPREDDGHEISLKDGRRLSIATRSLDAEPGQLVLLNDLTETRHLQDQLARHERLSSLGRMVASLAHQIRTPLSAALLYASHLTEQVLPVATQQRFAGRLKERLHELEHQVRDMLVFARGELPLTDRVTPKMLMQSLQSAALTHVQDLPIRWQCDSHAGELLCNRDTLVGAILNLIENAIQASAGDVRLKVHLYSRDNNLRVSVSDSGSGIDAKVLARLGEPFFTTKTTGTGLGLTVVKAVARAHQGELQLRSRLGRGTCAQVILPLFSDEKRSAQGAE, from the coding sequence ATGCCCCACGCCGCCCAGATGTCTCCTGTCCCTGACGCTTCGGGGCGCCCGTCGTCCGTAGAGCAGGCAAGCCGGCTTGGCCTTGAGCAGGCGTTCGCGCTGTTCAATCAGATGTCGAGCCAGTTGACCGACTCCTACAGCATGCTCGAAGCCCGGGTCACCGAACTCAAGGGTGAGCTGGCGGTGGTCAGCGCACAACGCATGCAGGAGTTGGCGGAAAAAGAACGCCTGGCCAACCGTCTGCAAAACCTCCTCGATCTCTTGCCGGGTGGCGTCATCGTCATTGATGCCCAGGGCATCGTGCGCGAAGCCAACCCCGCTGCCTGTGAACTGCTCGGTTTGCCCCTCGAAGGCGAGCTGTGGCGTCATGTGATTGCCCGTTGCTTTGCGCCGCGTGAAGACGACGGTCATGAAATCTCGCTCAAGGACGGTCGGCGCCTGTCGATCGCCACTCGCTCGCTGGATGCCGAGCCCGGCCAGTTGGTGCTGCTCAACGACCTGACCGAAACCCGACATCTGCAAGATCAGCTGGCCCGCCACGAACGCCTGTCGTCACTCGGCCGCATGGTTGCGTCGCTGGCCCATCAAATCCGCACGCCCTTGTCCGCGGCATTGCTCTACGCCAGTCATCTGACCGAGCAAGTGTTGCCGGTCGCCACGCAGCAGCGTTTCGCCGGCCGCCTGAAAGAGCGTCTGCATGAGCTGGAACATCAAGTGCGTGACATGCTGGTGTTCGCGCGCGGCGAGCTGCCGCTGACCGATCGTGTCACGCCGAAGATGCTCATGCAGTCCTTGCAATCGGCCGCATTGACCCACGTGCAGGACCTGCCGATTCGCTGGCAGTGCGACAGCCACGCGGGAGAGTTGCTGTGCAATCGCGACACTCTGGTCGGAGCGATTTTGAACCTGATCGAGAACGCCATTCAGGCGAGTGCCGGCGACGTCCGTTTGAAAGTTCATCTCTACAGTCGTGACAACAACCTGCGGGTCTCGGTCAGCGACAGTGGCAGCGGTATCGATGCGAAAGTGTTGGCACGTCTCGGTGAGCCTTTCTTTACCACCAAGACCACTGGAACGGGCCTCGGTCTGACCGTGGTCAAGGCCGTGGCGCGTGCTCATCAGGGAGAATTGCAGCTGCGCTCGCGGCTGGGGCGCGGCACTTGCGCGCAGGTGATTCTGCCGCTTTTTTCTGATGAGAAGCGCAGCGCTCAGGGAGCGGAGTGA
- a CDS encoding flagellar protein FlaG: MDMSAKLNLSYPAAKPATTVADKPVEKPRADAATVATVKDEPKDAVTEQDKLKMAVQEIEKFVQSVKRNLEFSIDEPSGKVIVKVIASDSGEVVRQIPNEEVLKLANSLNDASSLLFSAKV, from the coding sequence ATGGATATGAGCGCGAAGCTGAACTTGTCTTATCCAGCTGCGAAGCCGGCGACGACTGTTGCTGACAAGCCGGTGGAAAAGCCTCGAGCCGATGCTGCCACGGTGGCTACGGTCAAGGATGAACCAAAAGACGCAGTCACCGAGCAGGACAAACTGAAGATGGCCGTTCAGGAAATTGAAAAGTTCGTTCAATCGGTCAAGCGCAATCTGGAGTTCTCGATCGATGAGCCTTCAGGCAAAGTAATTGTCAAAGTGATTGCCAGCGACTCGGGTGAAGTGGTTCGCCAGATCCCCAACGAAGAAGTCCTGAAGCTGGCCAATAGTTTGAATGATGCAAGCAGCCTGTTGTTCAGCGCTAAAGTCTGA
- a CDS encoding flagellin domain-containing protein → MALTVNTNTTSLGVQKNLNKASDALSTSMTRLSSGLKINSAKDDAAGLQIATRMTSQIRGQTMAIKNANDGVSIAQTAEGALQESTNILQRMREIALQSRNDSNGTADRTALDKEYQQSIAELTRIAQSTNLNGKALIDGTAGAMEFQVGAGTTSDNQITLTLASSFDSSALAMTGTTISGTSNAANHSAVASAISAIDNALAKINATRADLGAAQNRFATTISNLQNINENASAALSRVQDTDFAAETAQLTKQQTLQQASTAVLAQANQLPSAVLKLLQ, encoded by the coding sequence ATGGCTTTAACAGTAAACACTAACACTACATCGCTGGGTGTTCAGAAGAACCTGAACAAGGCTTCTGATGCTCTGTCGACTTCGATGACTCGCCTGTCTTCCGGCCTGAAAATCAACAGCGCCAAAGACGACGCCGCCGGCCTGCAGATCGCTACCCGCATGACCTCGCAAATCCGTGGTCAGACCATGGCTATCAAAAACGCCAACGACGGTGTTTCGATCGCTCAGACCGCTGAAGGCGCTCTGCAAGAGTCGACCAACATTCTGCAACGTATGCGTGAAATCGCTCTGCAATCGCGCAACGACTCCAACGGCACTGCTGACCGTACCGCTCTGGACAAAGAATACCAACAGTCGATCGCTGAACTGACCCGTATTGCTCAGTCCACCAACCTGAACGGCAAGGCACTGATCGACGGTACCGCTGGCGCGATGGAATTCCAGGTTGGTGCGGGTACTACTTCCGACAACCAGATCACCCTGACCCTGGCTTCGAGCTTCGACTCCAGCGCCCTGGCCATGACCGGTACTACCATCTCCGGTACCTCCAACGCAGCCAACCACTCGGCAGTTGCCTCGGCTATCTCGGCCATCGACAACGCCCTGGCCAAAATCAACGCCACTCGCGCTGACCTCGGTGCTGCTCAAAACCGTTTTGCAACCACCATCTCCAACCTGCAAAACATCAACGAAAACGCCAGTGCTGCACTGAGCCGCGTACAAGATACCGACTTCGCTGCTGAAACTGCACAGCTGACCAAGCAACAAACTCTGCAACAAGCTTCCACCGCAGTTCTGGCTCAGGCCAACCAACTGCCATCCGCTGTACTGAAACTGCTTCAGTAA
- a CDS encoding sigma-54 dependent transcriptional regulator — protein sequence MWRETKILLIDDDSVRRRDLAVILNFLGEENLPCGSHDWQQAVGSLSSSREVICVLIGTVNAPGALPGLLKTLSTWDEFLPVLLMGDNSSVDLPEDQRRRVLSTLEMPPSYSKLLDSLHRAQVYREMYDQARERGRHREPNLFRSLVGTSRAIQHVRQMMQQVADTDASVLILGESGTGKEVVARNLHYHSKRRDAPFVPVNCGAIPAELLESELFGHEKGAFTGAITSRAGRFELANGGTLFLDEIGDMPLPMQVKLLRVLQERTFERVGSNKTQSVDVRIIAATHKNLESMIEIGTFREDLYYRLNVFPIEMAPLRERVEDIPLLMNELISRMEHEKRGSIRFNSAAIMSLCRHGWPGNVRELANLVERMAIMHPYGVIGVVELPKKFRYVDDEDEQLVDSLRSDLEERVAINGHTPDFTANAMLPPEGLDLKDYLGGLEQGLIQQALDDANGIVARAAERLRIRRTTLVEKMRKYGMSRRDGDEQADD from the coding sequence ATGTGGCGTGAAACCAAAATTCTGCTGATTGATGACGATAGCGTCCGCCGCCGCGATTTGGCGGTGATTTTAAATTTTCTTGGCGAAGAAAATTTACCCTGCGGTAGCCATGACTGGCAGCAGGCTGTCGGCTCTTTGTCATCAAGTCGTGAAGTGATCTGTGTCCTCATCGGGACGGTCAATGCTCCTGGCGCACTTCCGGGCTTGTTAAAGACACTCTCTACCTGGGATGAGTTCCTTCCGGTTTTGTTAATGGGCGATAATTCTTCCGTTGACCTGCCGGAAGACCAGCGTCGCCGAGTGCTTTCGACCCTCGAAATGCCGCCCAGCTACAGCAAGCTGCTCGATTCGCTGCACCGTGCCCAGGTTTATCGCGAGATGTATGACCAGGCTCGCGAGCGCGGTCGTCACCGTGAACCCAATCTTTTCCGCAGTCTTGTCGGCACCAGCCGGGCGATTCAACACGTCCGCCAGATGATGCAGCAAGTCGCCGACACCGACGCCAGTGTGCTGATCCTCGGCGAGTCCGGCACCGGCAAGGAAGTGGTCGCGCGTAACCTGCACTATCACTCCAAGCGTCGTGATGCACCGTTCGTTCCGGTCAACTGCGGGGCGATCCCGGCCGAGTTGCTGGAAAGCGAACTGTTCGGTCACGAGAAGGGCGCCTTCACCGGGGCCATCACCAGTCGTGCCGGGCGCTTTGAACTGGCCAACGGCGGCACTCTGTTTCTCGATGAAATCGGCGACATGCCGCTGCCGATGCAGGTCAAGTTGCTGCGCGTGTTGCAGGAACGCACCTTCGAGCGCGTGGGCAGCAACAAGACCCAGAGCGTCGATGTGCGCATCATTGCGGCGACCCACAAGAATCTCGAAAGCATGATCGAGATCGGCACCTTCCGCGAAGACTTGTACTACCGCCTGAACGTGTTCCCGATCGAGATGGCACCGCTGCGCGAGCGCGTCGAAGACATTCCGTTGCTGATGAACGAACTGATCTCGCGCATGGAACACGAGAAGCGTGGTTCGATCCGTTTCAACTCCGCGGCGATCATGTCGCTGTGCCGTCACGGCTGGCCGGGCAACGTCCGCGAGCTGGCCAACCTGGTGGAACGCATGGCGATCATGCACCCGTACGGGGTCATCGGCGTCGTCGAGCTACCGAAGAAATTCCGCTACGTCGACGACGAAGACGAGCAACTGGTCGACAGCCTGCGCAGCGATCTGGAAGAGCGTGTAGCCATCAACGGTCATACGCCGGACTTTACCGCCAACGCCATGCTGCCGCCGGAAGGCCTGGACCTGAAAGACTACCTCGGTGGTCTGGAACAAGGTCTGATCCAGCAGGCGCTGGATGATGCCAATGGCATCGTGGCGCGGGCGGCCGAACGGCTGCGGATTCGCCGCACCACGCTGGTGGAGAAGATGCGAAAGTACGGCATGAGCCGTCGCGACGGGGATGAACAGGCGGATGATTGA